In Podospora pseudopauciseta strain CBS 411.78 chromosome 3, whole genome shotgun sequence, one genomic interval encodes:
- a CDS encoding hypothetical protein (COG:M; EggNog:ENOG503PN93) — protein sequence MEADMLQINTMAKPCQKPRKLEKPGSRLPRACKVPDAEWTKFRRIIEDLYARTDLKTVMATMTSEHGFDVSKQQYKIQFAKWDFNKNRRRPGPQQGHMPPSLPSPSIACLPALREPSPSSQTSPPLNTPSLPLGPPEAQQSPSAPLQQKIPTATWAAPIGHVQPIQPLEASFQVNAPVLMRSKAPQNGTVTHSPVTKNDAITATNYELLSPWSFDQGVHDLELDATAFMSRNTGSSSATTPDYDPVHYPIRTGSLPTIMLMVDDNPQCVRAVTRSGKSCVYLAAEFGHLDILEFMIWFKVDLNLAIPRVRWYPIHIAAFKGHTEVVDLLLKRVAEPDACTVDGRTPLWLAAHQGHYEIVKLLLDAKTPIDIEAKCQDRRPLHQAAQNGHSQIVQALLERGAQLEPSGSKGFTPLCLASANGHQEVVRSLLGQGAKLDTKRDDGKTQLFIASDKGHLGVVKLLLQHGASPQTNCGPHGATSLHIASQRGHQEVVKILLEHGAGVDAKGSDDITPLMLASQNGHQGVVRLLLQHGASILAKRKSSEATSLHFASQNGHHEVFQLLQQSASSANESLVGLN from the exons ATGGAGGCAGACATGCTTCAGATAAACACCATGGCAAAGCCGTGCCAGAAGCCAAGAAAACTCGAAAAGCCAGGCTCTCGCCTTCCTCGGGCCTGCAAAGTTCCCGATGCAGAATGGACAAAGTTCAGGCGAATAATTGAGGATCTCTACGCAAGGACTGACCTTAAAACGGTGATGGCAACTATGACATCTGAACACGGTTTTGATGTAAG CAAACAACAGTACAAGATTCAGTTTGCGAAATGGGATTTCAACAAGAACCGAAGAAGACCAGGGCCTCAACAAGGGCATATGCCACCATCATTACCATCACCGTCAATAGCTTGCTTACCAGCCCTACGTGaaccctcaccatcatcgcaaacatcaccacccttgAATACGCCCTCATTGCCACTTGGACCGCCTGAAGCACAACAGTCACCATCTGCACCGCTGCAACAGAAAATACCTACAGCAACATGGGCAGCGCCGATTGGCCACGTACAACCCATCCAGCCTCTAGAAGCTTCATTTCAAGTCAACGCGCCAGTACTCATGCGATCCAAAGCTCCACAGAATGGCACAGTCACACATAGTCCAGTCACCAAAAATGACGCCATAACTGCCACAAATTATGAGCTCTTATCACCATGGAGCTTCGATCAAGGAGTCCACGATCTTGAACTTGATGCCACCGCATTTATGAGTCGCAATACCGGGTCGTCGAGCGCAACGACTCCTGATTATGACCCTGTCCACTACCCTATCCGAACCGGCTCCCTTCCTACCATCATGCTAATGGTGGACGACAACCCACAATGTGTGCGCGCGGTCACGAGAAGTGGGAAAAGTTGCGTTTATCTCGCTGCGGAATTTGGCCATCTCGACATTCTTGAATTTATGATTTGGTTCAAGGTGGACCTTAACCTCGCCATTCCACGGGTCAGATGGTATCCCATCCATATAGCAGCGTTCAAAGGTCATACCGAGGTAGTAGACCTGTTATTGAAAAGGGTAGCAGAACCCGATGCCTGCACTGTTGATGGACGGACCCCCCTGTGGTTGGCTGCGCATCAGGGACATTACGAAATCGTCAAGCTACTTCTAGATGCCAAAACGCCCATCGATATTGAAGCCAAATGTCAGGACAGGCGACCACTGCACCAAGCTGCACAGAACGGACACTCTCAGATCGTCCAGGCTCTTTTGGAACGTGGAGCACAGCTCGAACCTTCCGGATCCAAGGGCTTTACACCGCTTTGTCTAGCCTCCGCAAATGGCCATCAAGAAGTGGTCCGGTCGCTCTTGGGGCAAGGTGCCAAGCTGGACACCAAACGCGATGATGGAAAAACACAACTGTTTATAGCTTCAGATAAGGGCCATCTTGGTGTGGTAAAGCTACTTCTACAACACGGGGCCAGTCCCCAAACGAACTGTGGGCCCCATGGGGCAACATCCCTTCACATTGCCTCACAAAGAGGACATCAAGAGGTGGTGAAAATACTTCTCGAACATGGCGCTGGAGTTGACGCCAAGGGCAGTGATGATATTACACCGTTGATGCTAGCTTCCCAAAACGGCCATCAGGGTGTAGTGAGATTGCTGCTGCAACACGGCGCCAGTATTCTGGCTAAACGTAAAAGCAGCGAGGCGACATCTCTTCACTTCGCTTCCCAGAACGGACACCACGAGGTATTCCAGTTGCTTCAACAGTCTGCATCATCGGCAAACGAGAGCCTGGTTGGCTTGAATTGA
- a CDS encoding hypothetical protein (COG:S; EggNog:ENOG503PAUG) — MSLAEREAYNARLMPLMRGGDIPRDRSIPVEYITYDLWEGMRAHDRWMANDILEPVFVFMRAQTDKARTKPMGLKEYLEYRERDIGKGYTPRGTDALQNGLVYPLPDLDLARPVDMHCSKQLSIINDIWSFEKKLLTSQTAHEENMDLTRC, encoded by the exons ATGTCCCTCGCCGAAAGGGAGGCCTACAACGCTCGTCTCATGCCTCTGATGCGCGGAGGGGACATACCGCGTGACCGCTCCATCCCGGTTGAGTACATCACATACGACTTGTGGGAAGGCATGCGGGCGCACGACCGTTGGATGGCGAACGACATCCTCGAGCCCGTCTTTGTCTTTATGCGTGCGCAGACAGACAAGGCACGCACCAAGCCGATGGGCCTGAAGGAGTACCTCGAATACCGGGAACGCGATATCGGGAAAGGGTAT ACTCCTCGCGGCACTGATGCGCTTCAAAATGGGCTTGTCTATCCCTTACCGGACCTCGACCTCGCCCGCCCCGTCGACATGCACTGCTCGAAGCAGCTTTCAATCATCAACGACATCTGGAGCTTCGAAAAGAAACTTCTCACCTCACAGACGGCACATGAAGAGAACATGGATCTAACCCGATGCTGA
- a CDS encoding hypothetical protein (COG:Q; EggNog:ENOG503Q40K), which produces MSTSIPFPSSLVPCTAPLVTQQIPHCLWFLGGRQPYKILELHNRYGPVVRTAPNDLSFNTAQSWKDIYGSRPGHKTFVKSAFYDGGSFASRGVGSIVSERNVDAHAQMRRYLSHAFSDRSLAEQEDIIARTMDIWVESLLKKGSRKEGFEMGKSFEIMTFDIIGELAFGENFKGVEHPWIATHLGALNQGALADTLKRFPTLAWLAQGLLQKKIWELTEDTKKNENFAIDMINRRIHRDELSRKDFMTHILQKRDSAQVSDLQLAAHASDFALAGSETTGTALSAIMYYLLRTPQVMLKLQKEIRGSFKTYSEICFRSTIGLPYLDAVILEGLRMYPPVPLGLPRVVPDGGDTVDGHFLPAGVSVYPVVEGKSTKHNNIRSLFTPIQLRQA; this is translated from the exons ATGTCTACTTCCATCCCCTTTCCAAGTTCCCTGGTCCCTTGTACTGCGCCATTAGTGAC CCAGCAGATTCCCCATTGCTTGTGGTTTCTAGGAGGACGCCAACCATACAAAATTCTTGAACTTCATAATCGTTACG GCCCGGTGGTGCGAACAGCCCCAAATGACCTGTCCTTTAACACGGCCCAATCATGGAAAGACATATACGGTTCCAGACCGGGCCACAAGACTTTCGTCAAAAGTGCCTTCTACGACGGGGGAAGTTTTGCCAGCCGGGGCGTCGGTTCCATTGTCAGCGAACGCAATGTCGACGCCCACGCGCAGATGCGCCGCTATCTGTCGCATGCGTTTTCTGATCGGTCGCTCGCGGAGCAAGAAGATATTATTGCGCGAACCATGGATATTTGGGTCGAAAGCTTGCTCAAAAAGGGGTCGCGCAAAGAGGGGTTTGAGATGGGGAAGAGTTTCGAGATTATGACGTTCGACATTATTGGCGAACTGGCGTTTGGGGAGAACTTCAAAG GTGTTGAACATCCCTGGATCGCCACCCATCTCGGAGCTCTGAATCAAGGAGCCCTGGCCGACACCTTGAAGCGCTTCCCGACACTCGCCTGGCTTGCTCAGGGGCTGCTGCAGAAGAAAATCTGGGAACTCACCGAGGACACAAAGAAAAATGAGAATTTTGCCATTGATATGATCAACAG ACGAATCCACCGCGATGAGCTTTCGCGCAAAGACTTCATGACGCACATCCTACAGAAGCGGGATTCTGCCCAGGTGTCGGACCTACAGCTAGCAGCGCACGCTTCTGACTTTGCCCTGGCTGGAAGCGAGACCACGGGCACTGCCTTGTCAGCCATCATGTACTATTTGCTGCGAACTCCCCAGGTCATGCTCAAGCTTCAAAAGGAGATCCGAGGCAGTTTCAAGACATATAGTGAGATATGTTTCAGGTCAACGATTGGCTTGCCATATCTGGACGCTGTTATTCTCGAGGGGCTCAGAATGTACCCCCCAGTACCGCTTGGTCTGCCCCGTGTGGTGCCGGATGGAGGCGACACGGTCGACGGACATTTTCTGCCAGCTGGGGTCAGTGTATATCCTGTCGTTGAGGGGAAAAGCACTAAGCATAATAATATCAGGTCGTTGTTTACACCCATCCAGTTGCGGCAAGCTTGA
- a CDS encoding hypothetical protein (EggNog:ENOG503PWZR), which yields MVSAKYLLLAAASCLTVVANGSVWWHTCGGSHEDFRGVSPCIKLGSSFRSVGLTRDGNKSTTCSIYSDDNCRDEKQSVGASGSYSCTAFNQNSGSMRCYFNV from the exons ATGGTCAGCGCCAagtacctcctcctcgcagcTGCCAGCTGCCTCACCGTGGTCGCCAACGGCAGCGTCTGGTGGCACACTTGCGG TGGTTCTCACGAAGACTTCCGCGGCGTCAGCCCTTGCATCAAGCTCGGCAGCTCCTTCCGTTCGGTCGGGCTGACCCGCGACGGCAACAAGTCAACCACTTGCAGCATTTATTCCGACGACAACTGCAGAGACGAGAAGCAGAGCGTGGGCGCCAGTGGCTCGTACTCTTGCACGGCCTTCAACCAGAACTCGGGCAGCATGAGGTGCTACTTCAATGTTTGA
- a CDS encoding hypothetical protein (EggNog:ENOG503P41H), translating into MWIEGPAVSSSGSVLSQAAIEAVNTIANAGTPCISVFCKSRYSFATRGLGHTDAAVISLYYSVIRQLARIVPPEFEGSPGLQKHCFERLDGSLESLGTALAIIKALLKHAPPSIAWVIDGLQFAGGSQDGYAHIQDFIQVLRDQEQERTSRVCFTTDGRSQVLDRGITVRERVDASRLVQARGGRAFPGAVYI; encoded by the coding sequence ATGTGGATCGAAGGACCGGCAGTTTCCTCATCCGGTTCCGTCCTCTCTCAAGCTGCTATTGAAGCTGTTAACACCATCGCCAACGCCGGTACTCCATGCATATCAGTGTTCTGCAAGTCTCGATACAGCTTTGCAACACGGGGTCTTGGACACACAGATGCAGCAGTCATCTCACTATACTACTCCGTTATCCGCCAACTTGCTCGAATCGTGCCACCTGAATTTGAAGGAAGCCCTGGACTGCAAAAACACTGTTTCGAGCGTCTGGATGGGTCGCTTGAAAGCTTGGGGACTGCCCTCGCGATAATCAAGGCTCTTCTCAAGCATGCACCGCCGTCCATTGCCTGGGTTATTGATGGGCTACAGTTTGCTGGGGGGAGTCAGGATGGTTATGCACATATTCAGGACTTCATCCAAGTCTTGCGAGATCAAGAGCAGGAACGAACATCGAGGGTATGCTTCACAACTGATGGGCGAAGCCAAGTGCTGGACCGTGGCATAACGGTgcgggagagggtggatgcATCCAGGCTGGTTCAAGctagaggaggaagagcatTCCCGGGTGCAGTTTACATATGA
- a CDS encoding hypothetical protein (EggNog:ENOG503P41H), producing the protein MNSSFTTTPETTTIVRSYSLKVGKENPSNVLSQALGSATKHDEEGDLRARVTAEEWHRWLYGPSPTSDASIFSPLEREREELIRVWQEFQRIFVNPGADNISALDSHRIPTIATLQAAVEDAHTNWEVKHQSGFGRAKTRFREFIETMNDHSYLFKFVPAQDKYLSLLTGVVATVVKASLNYQKIAEGFSLALVEMSANLRYVEKKTNIANTAEMQRLVVELYVKIFKFLCHAMSFFHKRRKRFFASFDKTFYDRSVQAMVDDIQKTIKRIKDEAQHTSELRIEEINSKVDWLVRLQELGTHSHGNSQQEIDDKNATAAIGFKRLGETAVRHLGLVEEQVRLCKCLFIFSVGKSAP; encoded by the exons ATGAATAGTTCCTTTACGACGACTCCGGAAACTACGACAATCGTTCGAAGTTACAGCTTAAAGGTTGGAAAGGAGAACCCTAGCAATGTTCTGTCTCAGGCTCTCGGTAGCGCGACCAAGCATGACGAAGAAGGTGACCTGAGGGCGCGCGTAACAGCTGAGGAGTGGCACCGATGGCTCTATGGACCTTCTCCAACTTCGGACGCTTCGATCTTCAGCCCGCTGGAGCGAGAGCGAGAGGAGCTCATACGGGTCTGGCAAGAGTTTCAGCGAATATTTGTCAATCCAGGCGCAGACAACATTTCGGCACTTGACTCCCACAGAATTCCAACCATCGCAACACTGCAGGCCGCTGTCGAGGATGCCCATACGAACTGGGAGGTGAAGCACCAGTCGGGATTTGGCAGAGCTAAAACTCGATTTCGGGAGTTTATTGAGACGATGAATGACCACTCTTACCTGTTCAAGTTTGTTCCCGCACAAGACAAGTACCTCAGTCTCCTGACGGGGGTGGTAGCCACCGTCGTCAAG GCATCACTGAATTATCAAAAGATTGCCGAGGGCTTCTCGCTTGCACTGGTGGAAATGAGCGCAAACCTGAGATACGTCGAGAAGAAAACCAATATTGCAAATACCGCAGAAATGCAGCGGCTCGTGGTCGAACTTTACGTCAAGATCTTCAAGTTTCTCTGCCACGCAATGTCCTTCTTCCACAAGCGTCGCAAGAGGTTTTTTGCGTCTTTTGATAAGACCTTCTACGATAGAAGCGTCCAGGCCATGGTGGATGACATCCAGAAGACTATCAAACGCATCAAAGACGAAGCACAGCACACGTCAGAACTTCGGATCGAAGAGATAAACTCGAAGGTTGACTGGCTGGTCAGGTTGCAAGAGTTGGGTACTCATAGCCACGGAAATAGCCAGCAAGAAATTGATGACAAGAACGCAACGGCGGCAATTGGCTTTAAGAGGCTAGGTGAAACTGCAGTTCGCCACTTGGGGCTCGTTGAGGAGCAGGTGAGGCTATGTAAGTGTCTTTTTATCTTTTCTGTTGGAAAAAGTGCACCATGA
- a CDS encoding hypothetical protein (COG:O; EggNog:ENOG503NVI6), with translation MEWEDSAAIYCPKNGRSHVGLLEFGYWECPLCNQDLSEKPLKQAAGLEDEDEDDGTSGGRNPKISHSLEYLDSGENRIAAQAWSGSFDLQTARKGILEKKPSVFNIVTLLKTSHLPQKHRYEYEVREILRTGILNNPNISVNVLSTRVTINSQALINALGAVVSYYPGISFGGKVLELKEPYAVVAHHLSALEDYQKTSRPKPCDKETFDHLGLLLGFLRTSVYKDKIRLEQERYSRNACTFQMLWLLFKPGDTVYVEFRGKLSAFVVQEVATDNGILSDFKHTFKSYEIRLWSLRYDGRFVGRSSTEMIIPHFDGERPITTLKVFPCRFVDDEDGGKMKSMLEESGKRWYDLLRGQQVHYKGEFVEKRKDNDVSKTPDDEDDDKPWYVAMVNYLKGTSRRDNLDAPRDYGQVCFSELHFSQVCDPDAMTV, from the exons atggagtgGGAGGACTCAGCGGCTATTTATTGTCCAAAGAATGGTCGATCTCatgtggggttgttggaatTTGGGTACTGGGAGTGTCCCCTTTGCAACCAGGATTTGTCAGAGAAGCCGTTGAAACAGGCAGCGGGTTtggaggacgaagatgaagacgatggCACTAGCGGCGGTCGCAACCCCAAAATATCCCACTCCCTTGAATACCTCGACTCGGGTGAAAATCGCATTGCTGCGCAGGCATGGAGCGGCTCTTTCGACCTTCAAACCGCACGTAAAGGAATATTGGAGAAGAAACCATCAGTGTTCAACATTGTCACTCTTCTGAAGACATCACACCTACCGCAAAAGCATCGCTACGAGTACGAAGTCAGGGAGATTTTGCGAACTGGCATTCTCAACAATCCGAACATTTCAGTCAATGTTCTCTCCACCCGCGTCACCATCAACTCTCAAGCATTGATTAATGCCCTCGGTGCCGTCGTTAGCTATTACCCAGGTATATCCTTCGGCGGAAAGGTGCTGGAGTTGAAGGAGCCGTATGCTGTGGTTGCTCATCACCTCAGTGCGCTGGAAGACTACCAAAAGACCT CTCGACCCAAGCCTTGCGACAAAGAAACATTCGATCATCTAGGACTCCTACTTGGATTTCTCCGAACCTCTGTCTACAAAGACAAAATCCGGCTCGAACAGGAACGGTACTCCAGAAACGCGTGCACCTTCCAGATGCTCTGGCTCTTGTTCAAGCCTGGTGACACAGTTTACGTTGAGTTTCGGGGAAAGCTATCTGCATTTGTTGTGCAAGAGGTAGCCACTGACAACGGCATCCTTTCAGACTTCAAGCACACCTTCAAGTCCTATGAAATCCGGTTGTGGTCTCTGAGATATGACGGCCGTTTCGTGGGGCGGAGTTCAACTGAGATGATAATTCCTCACTTCGACGGGGAACGCCCTATCACTACACTCAAGGTGTTCCCATGTAGATTCgtcgacgacgaagacggtGGGAAGATGAAATCAATGCTGGAGGAGAGTGGGAAGAGATGGTATGATCTGTTACGAGGCCAACAAGTTCACTACAAAGGGGAATTTGTTGAGAAAAGGAAGGACAACGATGTCAGCAAAACCCCGGAtgacgaagatgacgatAAGCCCTGGTATGTCGCCATGGTGAACTATCTCAAAGGAACGTCCAGGCGAGACAATCTTGATGCACCGCGAGACTATGGACAGGTATGTTTTTCAGAGCTTCATTTCTCACAGGTATGCGATCCTGACGCGATGACAGTTTGA